Proteins from a single region of Chromobacterium sp. ATCC 53434:
- the nadC gene encoding carboxylating nicotinate-nucleotide diphosphorylase — translation MPALPPFHLIAQQVGQALAEDIGQCDWTARLIPADKPGAARVITREDGVICGQAWFDECFRQVDARCRVEWQVAEGERATAGSELCRISGPARALLTTERSALNFLQLLSGAASETRRYVDAVAGHRARILDTRKTIPGLRLAQKYAVTVGGGDNQRIGLFDGVLIKENHIMAAGGIAAALAEARRDLPPGVTLQVEVETLSQLDEALSHGVALILLDNMTTEQMRAAVQLNAGRAQLEASGGIDLDGVRAIAATGVDRISVGKLTKDVRALDLSMRFAL, via the coding sequence ACATAGGCCAATGCGACTGGACCGCGCGGCTGATTCCCGCCGACAAGCCGGGCGCCGCCCGCGTGATCACGCGCGAGGACGGCGTGATCTGCGGCCAGGCCTGGTTCGACGAATGCTTCCGCCAGGTGGACGCCCGCTGCCGGGTCGAATGGCAGGTCGCAGAAGGCGAGCGGGCGACCGCCGGCAGCGAGCTGTGCCGGATAAGCGGCCCGGCCCGCGCGCTGCTGACCACCGAGCGCAGCGCGCTGAACTTCCTGCAACTGTTGTCCGGCGCCGCCAGCGAGACCCGCCGCTACGTCGACGCCGTCGCCGGCCACCGCGCCCGCATTCTGGACACCCGCAAGACCATTCCCGGCCTCAGGCTGGCGCAGAAGTACGCCGTCACCGTCGGCGGCGGCGACAACCAGCGCATCGGCCTGTTCGACGGCGTGCTGATCAAGGAAAACCACATCATGGCCGCCGGCGGCATCGCCGCCGCGCTGGCCGAAGCCCGCCGCGACCTGCCGCCCGGCGTCACGCTGCAGGTCGAGGTGGAAACGCTGTCCCAGCTGGACGAGGCGCTGAGCCACGGCGTCGCGCTGATTCTGCTGGACAATATGACGACCGAGCAGATGCGCGCCGCCGTGCAGCTGAACGCCGGCCGCGCCCAACTGGAGGCGTCCGGCGGCATCGATCTGGACGGCGTGCGCGCGATCGCCGCCACCGGCGTCGACCGCATCTCGGTCGGCAAGCTGACCAAGGACGTGCGCGCGCTGGATCTGTCGATGCGCTTCGCGCTGTAA